A window of Chryseobacterium shandongense genomic DNA:
AATAATATTAGAAGTTATAAATTAATATTTTAACTCTAATTCTTTACTTCAACTTCAAAAATAAAGAAACTATGAGAAGAAAAATAGTTGCAGGAAACTGGAAAATGAATAAAAATGTAATTGATGCCCAACAGTTGATGGTTCAGTTACTAAGCTATAAAAACAATAACGCAGCCAACTGTGAGGTATGGATTGCACCGCCGGCTTTATATTTAATGATGGCAAAAGATATTTTCGAAAAAGATGAAATTGGCGTTTTTGCGCAGGATATGAGCGAACATGAAAGCGGTGCCTACACCGGGGAAATTTCTGCAGATATGCTGGAATCGATTGATGCGACAGGTTCTTTAATCGGGCATTCTGAAAGAAGACAGTATCATGGTGAAACAGATTCGCACTGTAACAAAAAAGTAAAGCTTGCTTTAGATAAAGGTCTGATTCCGGTGTATTGCAATGGAGAAACGTTGGAACAAAGGAAAGCCGGACAACATTTTGAAGTGGTAAAAAACCAGACTGAAGTTGCTCTTTTCACGCTTTCCGCAGAAGAAATTAAAAAAGTGGTTATCGCTTACGAACCGGTTTGGGCAATCGGAACCGGAGAAACGGCAACTCCCGAACAGGCACAGGAAATCCACGCGCACATCAGAAGCATTATCGCTGCAAAATACGGACAGGAAGTAGCGGATGAGGTTTCTATTTTGTACGGAGGCTCTGTAAAACCAGACAATGCAAAGGAAATTTTCTCCCAACCTGATATTGATGGCGGACTGATTGGTGGGGCAGCTTTGAAGTTGGAAGATTTTTCAAAAATTATTGAGGCTTTTAACTAAAAAGATCTCATTAAACAATAAAGTTTCGGCGGCATCTTCGATGCCGCCGAAACTCTTATAATAAAATATGCTTACTCATTTGAGCTTACAAAGTCTGTTCTTCATGTTTTCCTTCCTTGATCTCTTCCACCATTTTGGCGTTGAAAGCCGGAAGATCTTTTGGTGTACGGCTGGTAACAAGTCCATTATCGACAACGACTTCACTGTCTTCCCACTGCGCACCCGCATTTTTAAGATCTTTGCTGATGGAATCTACCGAAGTCATGTTTCTGCCGTCAACAACCTCAGCATTGATCAAAATCTGTGGTCCATGACAAATAGCGGCTACCGGTTTATGTTGTTGGAAAAAATCTTTTACAAAAGATAAAGCTGTTTCATTGGTTCTCAGTTGATCCGGATTGATAACTCCGCCCGGTAATACCAAAGCATCATAATCAGAAGCGTTTGCTTCGTCTAAAGTTTTATCTACCGGATATTCCTGTCCCCAGTCTTTTTCTGCCCATGCTTTGATGGATCCTGATTCCGGACTGATGATATGCGCTGTCCAGCCCTGCTGTTCCAAATATTCTTTTGGAGATTTCAATTCGCTTTCTTCAAAACCGTGGGTTGCTAAAATTGCAATTTTCTTTGACATAATTTTTATGATTTAAGTGTTATGCCTTTTTAATTGGAAAAATGATGCCGTTTTTACCTCTGAATTTTATAAAGTTTGTTAAAGTACTATTTCTAATTTGAAAATAACCTGTATAAATAGTAATGACAAAATTTTAAAAAGCCGACTACTATTTTAGCCCGGATTGAGCAATTGTCTGAGCTCATTTTATTGGTTTCGGGGCGGCGGCTTTGCCGCCGCCCCGAAACCAATAAAATAGCGAGTGCGGAAAGCCGGAAAAAGCTTCAAATAAAAAAGTAAACGCTGCTTTTCGATGTAATCAAATTGCTCCTAAAAAACAATAAAAATAGAATTCGACGAAGTCAAAAAGCTTCAAAAAAAAAGTAAACGCTGCTTTTCGATGTAATCAAAAGCTCCTGATAAAAAACAAAAAAACGCATCAAAACAAATTGATGCGCCTATAATATCTTTTACAAAAATTATTTTTTGTCTTTGGATCTCTGTAGCACTTCGTCTACCATTCCGAAGCCTTTTGCTTCTTCGGAAGTCATCCAGTAATCACGGTCTGATGCTTTTTCCACCCAATCGTATGTTTGTCCTGAATGTTCGGAGATAATTTCGTATAATTCCTTTTTCAGTTTTAACATCTCTCTCAGGTTGATTTCCATATCGGAAGCAACTCCCTGTGCACCTCCTGAAGGCTGGTGAATCATTACTCTTGAGTGCTTCAATGCAGAACGTTTTCCTTTTTCCCCGGCAACAAGTAGTACTGCTCCCATTGAAGCGGCAATCCCTGTACAAATTGTTGCTACATCTGGCTTGATGATCTGCATGGTGTCATAAATACCCAATCCTGCATACACACTTCCACCAGGAGAGTTGATATAAATCTGAATGTCTTTTGAAGGATCTGCACTTTCCAAGAAAAGAAGCTGGGCCGTAACGATATTCGCGACCTGGTCGTCAATTCCTGTTCCTAAGAAAATAATTCTGTCCATCATTAGACGGGAGAATACGTCCATCTGTGCAACGTTCAATCTTCTTTCTTCCATGATGTACGGCGTAAGATTAGTAGGACCATACATTCCCATATACTGATCGGTAGCCAGACCGCTGTTTCCTAAATGCTTTACAGAGAAATCTCTGAATTCTTTTTTAATGTCCATATTTCTATTATGTATTATTAAATTTTACGAAGTTTAAATTACAACTTTTATTCCTAAAATATTATAGGACTTTTTGTCACAGACTTTTTTTAATATGAAATTAAATGAAAGTTATCTGTCAGAATAAATCCCGGTAATTGCAGAATAATTCAGCACTTTTGATAATTCTACTGACACTAGCGTGAGCATCTGGATCTTTTTGATAAGCTCAAAATATTTTGATTCATCCGAATCTGCATAGTCTGCAAGCTCCTTTTTGGTTTTTAAAATTAAGAAATTAACGTATCTGAATTTATGGATCAGGATATCACCGGCAACCTGTTCGGGAATTTTGTCACCGTAATTGGGCGAAAAAATATTCCGGGTCGACCAGTCATTCAGTTCGCTGTAGATATTCATGGAGTTAACTGCTGCTTTGCTGAGCTCTTCATCCATCAGTCCGAAAAAGAAATTGCCTTTTCTCAATTCTTCCTTTTCAATTCCTTCTTTAATATAATCCACAATCCTCTTGTTGAGCTCCACCTGAAATTCGTAGCCGTCTTCCTCAAAATGATGAAGGATTTCCTCGATGACCGTAATTTCGTATTGCTGTTCGTCAGGTGCTGTTCTTTGCAGTACCACATCACCATAGTTCAGCATGTGGTTGATAAGATCATTTTCCAGTTTTGTGACGTTAAAAACAATCGGGTCTACCTGATCTCTCGGCTCGTCAACAATCTGCAGTTTGGCGGGCTGCTGCGCTTCTGCTTTAACCTGGGCTTTCTGTGTTTGATTCTGCGTAATCTGCTTCTGAACATCCAGCTCATTGAAAAGACTCTGTTCCGAAAGTCCGAATTTGTTGGAAACTTCTTTCAGGTATACTTCCCTTTTCAAAGCATTCTGAACAAAAGATACCGATTTTACGATATCGCGGATGGCTTCCGCTTTTTTGATTGGATCGTTTCCGACTTCCTTCAGTAAGATTTCTGCCTTAAAATCAATAAAATCCAGTGCCTGGTTTTCAATGAACTTTTCCACATATTCCTGAGGATGTTTTCTGGCAAATGAATCAGGATCATCACCATCAGGGAACAGTAGAACACGAATATTCATGCCTTCCGTCAAAAGCATGTCAATACTTCTGAAACTGGCTTTTATTCCTGCATTATCACCATCAAAAAGAATGGTAACATTTTCCGTAAGTCTTTTGATGAGCTTGATCTGCTCCGTAGTGAGCGAAGTTCCCGAACTGGCCACCACATTCTCAATACCAGACATGTGCAGTGAAATCACATCCATATACCCTTCTACCAAAAGACAGACATTTTTTCTTGAAATGGCCTGCTTGCTTTGGTTCAGTCCGTAAAGAACATTGGATTTATGATAAATTTCTGTTTCCGGAGAATTGAGGTATTTTGCTGTTTTTACATTGTTCTTCAGAATTCTGGCACCAAAACCCAATACTCTTCCCGAAAAGCTATGAATCGGAAAGATCACCCTTTCCCGAAAACGATCAACTCCGGAAGGTGTATTCTCAGGGAAAATGGAAAGTCCGGATTTCTCCAGGATTTCTTTTGTATAGCCTTTTTCCAGAGCATAAGCTGTAAAAGCATTTTTCTGTTCGGGAGAATACCCAAGCTGGAATTTTTTAATGATGTCATCTTTCAGCTCCCGCTCTTTGAAATAAGAAAGTCCGATCGATTTGCCTTCCTCCGAATCCCACAATATTTCCTGGAAATAATTGTTGGCTACTTCATGGATTTTATAGAGTGTATCTCTTTCCGTGTTTGCCTGTTTAGCTTCTTCGGAGTATTCTCGCTGATCTTCTTCAATTTCAATCCCATACTTTTTGGCAGCATGGCGAAGTGCTTCAGGATAGGTAAAGTTTTCAATTTCCATTAAGAAAGAAATCGCCGTTCCTCCTTTTCCTGTAGAGAAATCTTTCCAGATCTGCTTGCTTGCAGAAACCACAAAACTTGGCGTTTTTTCATCATGAAACGGACTGAGTCCTTTGTAATTAGACCCTGCCCTCTTCAGCTGCACATATTCTCCCACGATCTCTTCTACACGGATCGTTGAGAATATTTTATCGATGGTCTGTTTGGAAATCATGATGTAAAAATAGGTATTTTAAGAATAAAATCAGACATCAATAATAATATGTATTAGCATGAATATTGCTAAAATTTTGATTACTAAATCACTTACATTATCTATTTTTGTATCAAAATAAAATGTATGCAGTTCACTATAAAGAATATCGAAGACTGGCAAGAAATTGTTAATAAAATAGTTCCTGAACTACAGCACAACATCCTCCTCTTAAAAGGCAATCTCGGAGCCGGAAAAACCACTTTCACTCAGTTTCTGCTGAAAAAACTGGGAAGTACAGACGAAGTAAGCTCTCCTACATATTCTATTGTTAACGAATACAATACACCACAGGGAAAAGTGTATCACTTTGATTTGTACCGCCTGAAAAATATTGATGAAGTCTATGATATCGGAATCGAAGAATATCTGGATAATGCTTTTTTATGCATTATTGAATGGCCCGAAGTATATGAAGAAGAATTTTACGGCCTTAAGTATCACAAAATGAGCATTAACAACACTGGTGAGCAGAGAGAAATCTCATTCGACTAAATATTATGTATCTTTGTTTCTGAAATTGAATGTAAATAACGGTCTGTAAAAATTTAATTATTTAAAGGATGAGTACTACAAATATTTTTACTCCTTTTACCGAAGAGGAACTGATGCCGAAAGAAGAAAAGCTAGAGGTCATTAAAAAAGGAAAACAGTTCAGCATAGGAATTCCGAAAGAAACTTCTCTGAATGAAAGAAGAGCTTGTATAACACCAGATGCTGTACAGGTTTTGGTAGAAAGTGGTCATGAAATTATCATAGAATCCGGGGCCGGGGTTGGTTCTTTTTTTACAGATCTTCAGTACTCCGAATCGGGAGCGAAGATTACCAACGATCCGAAAGAGGCATTTTCTCAGGATCTGATCCTCAAGGTAAATCCTCCGACTGACGAGGAAATCGACTATATGCGTCCCAATACATATCTTGTTTCTGCGCTTCAGATCAACCTCAGGGATAAAAATTATTTCCTGAAACTTGCCGAAAAGAAAGTAAATGCCATCGCTTTTGAATTTATTGTTGATGAATATAAGCAATTGGCTTTAGTAAGGCTCGTCGGCGAAATTGCAGGAACAGTTTCCATTTTGTACGCCTCTGAATTATTAGCCTTATCAAACGGACTGATGCTGGGAGGAATCACAGGAGTAAGACCTGCCGAAGTGGTGATATTAGGAGCAGGAATTGTAGGGGAATTTGCCACCAAAGCCGCAATCGGACTCGGTGCAAGCGTAAGGGTCTTCGATAATTCACTTTCAAAATTAAGAAGACTTCACACCTTAGTAGACAGCAGAGTTCCAACTTCTATTATCGATCCTAAAGAATTAAAAAAAGCTTTACGAAGAGCCGATGTAGTAATCGGAGCGTTGCCAAGACTTAATATGACCCCGATTGTGACTGAAGATATGGTCATGAAAATGAAAAAGGGCAGTGTCATCATCGATATTACCATCGACAACGGAAAGGTTATTGAAACATCCGAACTGACAGACATGGAAAATCCTTACATTATTAAACACGGCGTAATACACTGCGGACTTCCGAATCTTACCTCAAGAATGCCGAGAACGACAACGAAAGCTATTTCCAATTTTTTCCTCTCCTATATTCTCCATTACGACGAAGAAGGCGGTTTTGAAAACATGCTGGTGCGCAAAAATGAAATGAAGCAAAGCCTTTATATGTACAAAGGACGGCATACGAAGAAAATCATCTGTGACCGTTTCGGGCTTACCTATCATGATATCAATCTTTTAATTTTCTAATGAAAAAACTCAAATTTTATATGATTGGTCTTATTCCTGGGCTTATCATCGTATTCTTTATCTTAAACAAAAAAGGCGCAAGCTGCAGCGGGTATCTTCCCAACAGCCGTGTTATCGCAGAAACACTGTCTAAGGATTTTACCTATTCCGATCAGTTTAAAGCTGAAATGGCTGCTTTAAATGTTAATGAAAAATTTTTAAAAGGCAGCATTATTACCAAAGGAAAAATTGATTTTGATAAAAGTCATGCCCAGAAGAAGCCTTGTCCCGATTATCGTCTAATTTATCCTGACGAAAACCCAACCTACGAAATTACATTCGAAAAATGTGAGGAAAAGGCCACGATGGTGTCTTTAAAGAGATTGAAATAATGCATCGCCAAGCTTAATATAAAATTTCGCTGTTACTAAACGGTTAAAAGAAAATACCATCTGAACAATGGAAGGCAATTACTACATGATTCATGATTATCTGATATTCATCGGGGTTTTTGCTATTTTCTTTTTTTTGACGGTAAGCATTTATCTGTTCAGCCAGAACCAGAAGTTTAAGATTAAAAATGCTAAACTTTCGGAAGCCAATAAGATTATCCAGCAGCGACTGAATGAAGTTCAGCTGGAACACATCGGCACAAAACTGAATCCGCATTTATTCAAAAATATTCTTAATTCCGTACAGTCACATGCTTATCAGACGTATATGTCTCTTGATAAACTGGCAAATGTTCTCGATTATATCCTGTATGAAAGCAATAACAAATTTGTAAGTCCGAAGGAAGAATTAAATTTTGCGTTAAGCCTTATTGAGATTAATAAAATAAAGATCAATCCACTTTTTGATTTTAGAATTAAATCTAAAATTGATAAATCGGATGCCATATTTGACGAAAAAGTTTTTGCACCGCTCATCTCGGTTGATTTAATTGAAAATGCTTTCAAACATACCGATTTTCTTGCCCAGGACTCATTCATTGCTATACAGATGGAATTGCAGGACGGAATTTTTTCGATGAAAGTAAGCAATAAAGCTTCGCTGAAAAATACCTTGCAAAAAGAGAAGAGCGGATTCGGAAGCCAGTCTCTGGATCAGCGCCTGAAAATGATCTACAACAATTTCTACACGCTGAACAAAAATTCAAAAAACGGCATTTTTACGGCAGAATTAACCATTAATCTAGGAGAATTTTATGATAAAATGCGTTATTCTTGATGATGAATTATTGGCCATCAGTTACCTGAAACTTCTTTGCGAACAGATCGAAAATGTCGAAGTGGTAAAGGCATTCAATGATCCAAACATTTTTTTAAATGAAATCGGAAATATAGATTGCAACCTCTGCATTTTAGATATTGAAATGCCGGGAATGAATGGTCTTCAAGTAGCAGAACTTATTCCGGATTCAAAGAAAATCATCTTCACAACGGCCTACAAAGAATATGCAGCAGAAGCGTTCGATCTCAATGTGGTAGATTATGTAAGAAAACCTATAAAAAAGGAAAGACTTATCCAGGCATTTCAGAAAGCCAGAGAACTCGTACAGAACACACAGAAAAAAGATTTTATCGAATGGAATACCAATATCGGCAAGACTGTCATCTTTACAGATCAGATTGCTTATATCAAAACTTCGGAGATCGACAGCCGCGACAAAGACATTATCCTTAATGACGGAACGAATATCGTATTGAAAAACCTCAACTTTAAAAACCTTTTAGAGATGCTTCCTTCAAAAGATTTTGCACAGGTAAACAAAAAAGAAATTATCGCATTATCCTCCATAAAAGTATTTTCAACGAACGAAATTATTACTACCATTACTCTTGACGATGTAGGTTTTCTGAAACTCCAGGTTGGAGAAATTTACAGGAAAAAACTTTCTGATCTGTTTGGTAAATAATTTTACTGCATTTTTTACAGCTTTCATTACATTTAGAAAATAATACTATTTTTTATACTTTTATTCTTGCCAATTTTGCAAAAAATCGGAATTATGAATCTCGGAAAATACAGGAATATTATTTTTTACCTCAGTACTATTGCAGTCTTTTCGATGCTGATGTACTGGTTTTTTGTTGAAGGGAAAACACTGGAAATCGGAGAAAATATTGCGCCGCCTAAAAATACAGGTTCTAGCATGTGGGAGAGTTTCGCAGAATCTTTCATGGCGAATCTTCATCATCCTTTGGCACTTTTATTGTCGCAGATTGTTACCATTATCCTTGTAGCAAGGCTTTTCGGATGGATCTGTATAAAGATCAAGCAGCCTTCCGTAATTGGTGAAATGATTGCCGGAATCGTTTTAGGACCCTCACTTGTAGGAATGTACTTTCCAGAGTTTTCAGCTTTTCTCTTCCCGAAAGAATCATTAGGAAATCTGCAGTTTTTAAGTCAGATCGGATTGATACTTTTCATGTACATCGTAGGTATGGAACTGGATCTTAGCGTATTGAGAAAAAAAGCACATGATGCGGTAGTCATAAGTCATGCGAGTATCATTATTCCTTTTGCATTAGGAGTGGGTTTATCATATTTCGTCTACCGCGAATTTGCTCCTGACGGAATTCAGTTTACCTCTTTTGCTTTATTTATAGCAATTGCGATGAGTATTACTGCTTTTCCGGTTTTGGCAAGAATCGTCCAGGAAAGAAATCTTCAGAAAACCAAGCTGGGAACCGTAGTGATTACCTGTGCAGCAGCAGATGATATTACCGCATGGTGTATCTTGGCAGCGGTAATCGCTATTGTAAAAGCGGGATCTTTTGCCAGTTCTATTTATGTTATTTTAATGGCGATAGCCTATGTATTTTTAATGATAAAAATCGTAAGGCCGTTTTTAAAGAGGATTGGAGATCTGCAGGCCGGGAAAAATACAATTAACAAACCCATGGTCGCTATCTTTTTTTTAACCCTAATTCTTTCAGCATATACTACCGAAGTTATTGGTATTCATGCATTGTTTGGCGCTTTTATGGCCGGAGCTATTATGCCGGAAAACGCCAAGTTCCGAACAATGTTTATTGATAAGGTTGAAGATGTAGCTTTGGTACTTTTACTTCCGCTATTCTTCGTTTTTACGGGACTTCGTACACAGATCGGACTATTAAATGACGGACATCTCTGGATTACTGCAGGATTTATTATCCTCACTGCTGTTGTCGGAAAATTTGCAGGCAGTGCATTAACGGCCAAATTTTTAGGCATCAACTGGAAAGAAAGCCTTACTATCGGCGCGCTGATGAATACGAGGGGTTTAATGGAATTAATTGTTCTAAATATTGGCTATGACCTTGGCGTTTTAAGCCCTGAAATTTTTGCAATGATGGTAATCATGGCCTTATTTACTACTTTCATGACAGGCCCGGCGCTGGATTTTATCAATTTTATTTTTAAATCTAAAAAAGCCGATGATGAAGATAAAGACAATAATGACGCCCAGTACAGAGTTTTACTTTCTTTCGATAACCCGGAATCAGGAAGCACTCTGCTAAAGCTTGCACACGACTTTACAAAAAAAATGAATGCCAATAAAAGCATTACCGCCATGAATATTGCACCGGTAAACGAAATGCATGCTTACGATATAAACGAATATGAAAACGAGCAGTTCAGAAATGTAAGTGATACTTCGCACGAACTCAATCTGAAAATCACGACTCTTTTTAAAGCTTCTACTGATATCGAAAGTGATCTCACCCATATTTCAAATAGAGGAAATTATGATCTACTGCTCATTATGCTGGGAAAATCAATGTATGAAGGAAGTTTACTCGGAAGGCTTTTAGGTTTCACCACCAAAATCATCAATCCCGAAAAGCTGCTCAATACGGTAAAAGGAAAAGGCAATATCTTCAACACCTCTCCTTTTGATGATTTTACCCTTCAGATTTTGGACAAAACCAATATTCCGGTAGGAATTATGGTGGATAAAAATTTCAGATCTGCGGATAAAGTATTCGTTCCGATATTTAATCTCGCCGACTTTTATCTTTTGGAATACGCCAAAAGGCTCATCAACAATAATAATTCTCAAATCATCATCCTCGATGTTGCCGGACAGATCCGAAGCAATATTGAAGTAAAAGAGCTTATCCGAAGCATTGAACAGGTAGCGCCCAATCACATCACCTTATATAACGAAAAGAAAATTGAAAAAGAATTTTTGACTTCTCAGGACTTAATGCTGATCAGCAGCAAAAGCTGGAAAAACCTGATTGACGGTAAAAGCCTATGGTTGTCAGATATTCCTTCAACTCTCATTATCAGTAATCCATGATACAATGAATGGTGAATTTTAAAGTCAATTAGCTTTGCTGTGAATAATCTCATGTGAATTAAGAGAATGGACCATTGGGCTACGAAGCAAAATTCATTATTCACTTTTTAATTTCAATTAGAAAAAATTACCTATCTTCGTTTTGTGATAACAAAAAACAAAACATATTATTACGGAATTTTTAACTCAGATCTGGGATAAGGATTTCTTGTATACATAAACATAACCTCGTCCTTTGGCGGGGTTTTTTATTTTTAAAATTTAAAAGATGAAAATAAGTATCGTAGGAACAGGGTTGATCGGCGGATCGATTGCTTTAAAATTAAAATCTAAGGGAATAGCAAACTTTATCTACGGAATCGATAACAGCACCGATCATCTTAATAAAGCTTTAGAGTTGAAGATTATCGATTCAAAAGCAGATCTTGCAGACGGAATCAGAAGTGCCGAATTAATTATTCTTTCAATCCCGGTAGATGCTGCACGGAAACTACTGCCTCAAATCCTGGACCTTATTAATGAAAATCAAACCGTTATGGATACAGGTTCTACAAAAGCCGGAATTGTACAAGCTGTCGAAAACCACCCTAAAAGATCAAGATTTGTCGCATTTCACCCAATGTGGGGAACGGAAAACAGCGGTCCGAAATCTGCTGTTTCAGAAAGCTTTGCCGGAAAAGCCGGCGTGATCTGCAACCGTGAAGAATCTTCCGAAGATGCCCTGAAAACAGTGGAGAAAATTGTGGAAAGTCTCGATATGCATTTAATTTATATGAATGCGGAAGACCATGATGTTCATACAGCATACATTTCCCATATTTCACACATCACTTCATACGCATTAGCAAATACTGTTTTAGAAAAAGAAAGGGAAGAAGAAACGATTTTCCAGCTGGCAAGCTCCGGATTTTCCAGCACAGTGCGTCTGGCAAAATCACATCCGGAAATGTGGGTTCCTATTTTCAGACAAAACAGAGAGAATGTTCTTGATGTTCTCAATGAACATATTTCGCAATTAAGAAAATTCAAATCGGCTTTAGAAAAAGAAAACTTCGAATACCTTGAAGAACTTATTTCCAATGCCAATAAAATCAGGGGAATTTTAGATAAGTAATATTTTAAATTAAGGAAGCTTTTCTTAAATTTGTTATTAACCTATTGTAGCTATGAAAAATATACCTGTAAGAATCGGCTGGGAACTATATATTCCTATCTTTTGTATTGTATTTTTTCCTGTCTTTTCAGAAATTAAAAACAATAATTGGGAAATTGTATTCGTCCCGCTTGCCATTATTGGAATTATACTTTTTCTTACCCTTACGATTCGTTACCGAATGGATTCTGATTCTTTATATATCAAAAACTCTATTTTCGGCACGACAAAAATCAGGATTAGTGAGATTTATAAAATAGAGAAAACTTCAAATATGATCTCATCACCCGCACCTGCAATTTCGGGAAGAGTGGAAATCTATTACAAATCCGACAGTATTGTTATTTCCCCGAAAGATTTTACTGATTTTGAGCAAAAACTTCTTGCAGTAAATCCTGATATTACGGTAAAAAAATAATTAAGATAATATTTAAAGTACAAGAGTATTCACTATAAATTCTCAAAGGTATTTTTTAGAATTTATTTTTATAAAATTAAATTCTATTTTAACATTCCGCCACATTTACTGCAATCGCCAATCCGCCTTCAGAAGTTTCTTTAAATCGGTCGTTCATAGACAAAGCGGTTTCCCACATAGTTTGAATAACCTGGTCTAAACTTACTTTTGCTTTTGCCGGATCACTTTCAAGGGCAATATTGGCTGCGGTGATTGCTTTGATAGCTCCCATTGTATTTCTCTCAATACATGGAATCTGAACCAATCCTTTGATCGGATCGCAGGTCATTCCCAAATGATGTTCCATAGCAATTTCTGCGGCCATAAGAACCTGCCCCACACTGCCGCCGAGAATTTCAGTAAGTCCCGCTGCAGCCATTGCGGATGAAACACCTACTTCAGCCTGACAGCCGCCCATTGCTGCGGAAATAGTCGCGTTTTTTTTGAATAAAGTCCCGATTTCCCCTGCTACCAACAAAAAGCGTATAATATCATCTTCACTGGTAAAAGGTGTAAAGGCCTGCGCGTACATTAACACCGCCGGAATTACACCACTTGCGCCGTTTGTCGGTGCAGTGATAATTCTTCCGAAACTTGCGTTTTCTTCATTCACCGCCAATGCAAAACATGAAATCCATTTATTGATATTGGTGAAATTTTCTTCTGCATCAACAACCTGCTGAAACCATTCATCTTTATTTTTATAAATTTTATCGCCAAGTAATTTCCTGTTGATTCCAGCTGCTCTACGCGAAACATTAAGTCCACCGGGAAGTATTCCCTCTTTATTAACACCCTTATAAATACATTCTTTGATCTGCTGCCAGATATATAACGCTTCCTGTTTTGTTTCTTCCTGAGATCTCCAGCTTTCTTCATTCATTAAAATGAGATCTGAAATTCTTGTCAGGCCGAGTTTCTCACAATATTTTACAATATCTGAGGATTTGTGGCAAGGATATAATGTACGGATACAGTGTTTTTCTATTGATTTTTTTTCCTGGCTCATAATAAAACCTCCTCCCACCGAGTAAAAATCCTGAATAAGCTCAGTCCCATCTTCAAAGATGGCTTTAAAGATCATTCCGTTGGGATGGTAATCCAGTGACTTTTGCATATTTAAAACCAAGTGATGCCCGTATATAAAAGGAATTTCTTTTTCGCCACCGAGATTAATCTTTTGAGCGTTTTTTATGAATTCAATTTTTTCATCAATCTTTGTGGTGTCAATGGTTTTAAAATCTTCTCCGTTTAATCCCAACATTCCGGCAATATCGGTTCCGTGTCCGAT
This region includes:
- a CDS encoding LytR/AlgR family response regulator transcription factor; translated protein: MIKCVILDDELLAISYLKLLCEQIENVEVVKAFNDPNIFLNEIGNIDCNLCILDIEMPGMNGLQVAELIPDSKKIIFTTAYKEYAAEAFDLNVVDYVRKPIKKERLIQAFQKARELVQNTQKKDFIEWNTNIGKTVIFTDQIAYIKTSEIDSRDKDIILNDGTNIVLKNLNFKNLLEMLPSKDFAQVNKKEIIALSSIKVFSTNEIITTITLDDVGFLKLQVGEIYRKKLSDLFGK
- a CDS encoding L-serine ammonia-lyase; amino-acid sequence: MESISVFEIIKVGIGPSSSHTMGPWNAASAFIRIIKRERSIAEVKEVFLEFFGSLAKTGIGHGTDIAGMLGLNGEDFKTIDTTKIDEKIEFIKNAQKINLGGEKEIPFIYGHHLVLNMQKSLDYHPNGMIFKAIFEDGTELIQDFYSVGGGFIMSQEKKSIEKHCIRTLYPCHKSSDIVKYCEKLGLTRISDLILMNEESWRSQEETKQEALYIWQQIKECIYKGVNKEGILPGGLNVSRRAAGINRKLLGDKIYKNKDEWFQQVVDAEENFTNINKWISCFALAVNEENASFGRIITAPTNGASGVIPAVLMYAQAFTPFTSEDDIIRFLLVAGEIGTLFKKNATISAAMGGCQAEVGVSSAMAAAGLTEILGGSVGQVLMAAEIAMEHHLGMTCDPIKGLVQIPCIERNTMGAIKAITAANIALESDPAKAKVSLDQVIQTMWETALSMNDRFKETSEGGLAIAVNVAEC
- a CDS encoding cation:proton antiporter, encoding MNLGKYRNIIFYLSTIAVFSMLMYWFFVEGKTLEIGENIAPPKNTGSSMWESFAESFMANLHHPLALLLSQIVTIILVARLFGWICIKIKQPSVIGEMIAGIVLGPSLVGMYFPEFSAFLFPKESLGNLQFLSQIGLILFMYIVGMELDLSVLRKKAHDAVVISHASIIIPFALGVGLSYFVYREFAPDGIQFTSFALFIAIAMSITAFPVLARIVQERNLQKTKLGTVVITCAAADDITAWCILAAVIAIVKAGSFASSIYVILMAIAYVFLMIKIVRPFLKRIGDLQAGKNTINKPMVAIFFLTLILSAYTTEVIGIHALFGAFMAGAIMPENAKFRTMFIDKVEDVALVLLLPLFFVFTGLRTQIGLLNDGHLWITAGFIILTAVVGKFAGSALTAKFLGINWKESLTIGALMNTRGLMELIVLNIGYDLGVLSPEIFAMMVIMALFTTFMTGPALDFINFIFKSKKADDEDKDNNDAQYRVLLSFDNPESGSTLLKLAHDFTKKMNANKSITAMNIAPVNEMHAYDINEYENEQFRNVSDTSHELNLKITTLFKASTDIESDLTHISNRGNYDLLLIMLGKSMYEGSLLGRLLGFTTKIINPEKLLNTVKGKGNIFNTSPFDDFTLQILDKTNIPVGIMVDKNFRSADKVFVPIFNLADFYLLEYAKRLINNNNSQIIILDVAGQIRSNIEVKELIRSIEQVAPNHITLYNEKKIEKEFLTSQDLMLISSKSWKNLIDGKSLWLSDIPSTLIISNP
- a CDS encoding PH domain-containing protein — its product is MKNIPVRIGWELYIPIFCIVFFPVFSEIKNNNWEIVFVPLAIIGIILFLTLTIRYRMDSDSLYIKNSIFGTTKIRISEIYKIEKTSNMISSPAPAISGRVEIYYKSDSIVISPKDFTDFEQKLLAVNPDITVKK
- a CDS encoding prephenate dehydrogenase, with amino-acid sequence MKISIVGTGLIGGSIALKLKSKGIANFIYGIDNSTDHLNKALELKIIDSKADLADGIRSAELIILSIPVDAARKLLPQILDLINENQTVMDTGSTKAGIVQAVENHPKRSRFVAFHPMWGTENSGPKSAVSESFAGKAGVICNREESSEDALKTVEKIVESLDMHLIYMNAEDHDVHTAYISHISHITSYALANTVLEKEREEETIFQLASSGFSSTVRLAKSHPEMWVPIFRQNRENVLDVLNEHISQLRKFKSALEKENFEYLEELISNANKIRGILDK
- a CDS encoding histidine kinase produces the protein MEGNYYMIHDYLIFIGVFAIFFFLTVSIYLFSQNQKFKIKNAKLSEANKIIQQRLNEVQLEHIGTKLNPHLFKNILNSVQSHAYQTYMSLDKLANVLDYILYESNNKFVSPKEELNFALSLIEINKIKINPLFDFRIKSKIDKSDAIFDEKVFAPLISVDLIENAFKHTDFLAQDSFIAIQMELQDGIFSMKVSNKASLKNTLQKEKSGFGSQSLDQRLKMIYNNFYTLNKNSKNGIFTAELTINLGEFYDKMRYS